A stretch of Chloracidobacterium validum DNA encodes these proteins:
- the proB gene encoding glutamate 5-kinase has translation MTDRNVTLDTHSPPTGDHQARATRAQLASAQRLVVKIGSNVLVEPKTGLVEAALHHLVAQCRALREAGRTVVIVSSGAVACGMTQLRAHRLPLGKDLSFKQAAAAIGQPLLMRYYEQAFAPTPVAQVLLTYDDARDRERFLNARHTLRTLLTLGVVPIINENDTVATAEIKFGDNDFLSALVANILDADLLVLLSDVDGLFDRDPKRHATARRLSFVPEVDAATLALASGSTSSLGTGGMSSKLTAAQTAARFGVTTVIVNGRTPDILPRVVAGEDLGTLFPPMTTALGGRKRWIANLRPKGAITLDAGAVRAVATQGKSVLPSGIVRVEGRFAAGDVIACRDEQGREVARGLTSYSADEITDIRGLRSAEIAERLGFRAHDEVIHRDDLALTGDR, from the coding sequence ATGACGGATCGGAACGTGACGCTCGACACCCATTCCCCACCGACCGGTGATCACCAGGCTCGCGCCACGCGCGCCCAACTGGCTTCGGCCCAACGCTTGGTCGTCAAAATCGGCAGCAACGTGCTCGTCGAACCCAAAACCGGACTGGTCGAAGCCGCGCTTCATCACTTGGTTGCGCAGTGCCGCGCCTTGCGGGAGGCCGGGCGAACGGTCGTCATCGTGTCGTCCGGCGCGGTGGCCTGCGGGATGACGCAACTCCGCGCGCACCGCCTGCCACTCGGCAAGGACTTGTCCTTCAAGCAAGCCGCGGCGGCAATTGGGCAACCCTTGCTCATGCGCTACTACGAACAGGCTTTTGCGCCCACGCCCGTCGCCCAGGTGTTGCTGACCTACGACGACGCCCGCGACCGCGAACGGTTCCTCAACGCCCGGCATACGCTGCGGACGCTGCTGACCCTGGGCGTCGTTCCCATCATCAACGAAAATGACACGGTCGCCACGGCCGAAATCAAGTTCGGGGACAACGATTTTCTCAGCGCCCTCGTGGCCAACATCCTGGACGCCGACCTGCTCGTGTTGCTCTCCGATGTGGACGGCCTGTTTGACCGCGACCCGAAACGGCATGCCACGGCACGACGCTTGAGTTTCGTCCCGGAAGTGGATGCCGCAACCCTGGCCCTGGCCTCCGGCAGCACGAGCAGCCTTGGGACAGGCGGCATGTCATCCAAACTGACCGCCGCGCAAACCGCCGCGCGCTTTGGCGTCACGACAGTCATCGTCAACGGCCGGACACCAGACATCCTTCCGCGCGTCGTCGCCGGAGAAGACCTTGGGACGCTTTTTCCACCCATGACCACCGCGCTTGGTGGACGCAAACGCTGGATTGCCAACCTGCGTCCGAAGGGGGCCATCACTCTGGATGCCGGCGCGGTGCGCGCCGTGGCGACGCAGGGCAAAAGCGTTCTGCCCTCTGGCATCGTTCGCGTCGAGGGACGCTTTGCGGCCGGGGATGTCATTGCCTGCCGCGATGAACAAGGACGTGAAGTCGCGCGGGGGCTGACCAGCTACAGCGCCGATGAAATCACGGACATTCGTGGCTTGCGGTCGGCTGAAATCGCCGAACGGCTCGGCTTTCGCGCGCATGACGAGGTCATCCACCGGGACGACCTCGCGCTCACCGGCGACCGCTAA
- a CDS encoding dienelactone hydrolase family protein, whose product MFDHHLTSLLPDTERSRREFVLTSLAAGFALAVQPISAQTISTDTKGITADEVKVPAADIEFPAYRTMPEQGKRFPVVIVIPEIFGVHEHIKDVCRRLAKVGYMAIAPELFARQGDVSKLENIGEVISKVVSKVPDAQALSDLTRCVDYAAATGRGDLKRVAVTGFCWGGRMTWLFAAHEPRVKAAAAWYGSLVANPRNNPDFKPDPLRPKFPIDFAPTLATPVLGLYGGKDQGIPLETVEHMREALAKGKSGSKIIVYPDAPHGFHADYRPSYRKDEAQAAWQEMLAWFKAHGVA is encoded by the coding sequence ATGTTTGACCACCACCTGACCAGCCTTCTTCCCGATACCGAACGCTCCCGCCGCGAGTTCGTTCTCACGTCGCTAGCGGCCGGCTTCGCCCTGGCCGTCCAACCCATCAGCGCCCAGACCATTTCGACGGATACCAAGGGCATCACGGCCGATGAGGTCAAGGTTCCCGCGGCCGACATCGAATTTCCGGCTTACCGAACCATGCCGGAACAGGGCAAACGCTTCCCGGTCGTCATTGTCATTCCAGAGATTTTTGGCGTCCATGAGCACATCAAGGATGTTTGCCGACGACTGGCCAAGGTCGGGTACATGGCCATCGCGCCGGAACTCTTCGCCCGCCAGGGCGATGTATCGAAGCTGGAAAACATTGGAGAGGTCATTTCAAAGGTGGTGTCGAAAGTCCCAGATGCGCAGGCCCTGTCGGATTTGACAAGGTGCGTGGACTATGCCGCGGCCACCGGGAGAGGGGACCTCAAGCGGGTTGCCGTCACCGGTTTTTGCTGGGGCGGGCGGATGACCTGGCTTTTCGCAGCCCATGAACCGCGGGTCAAGGCGGCGGCCGCCTGGTACGGCTCGCTGGTGGCCAACCCGCGCAACAACCCCGATTTCAAGCCCGACCCACTCCGGCCGAAGTTTCCAATCGATTTCGCTCCGACCCTCGCAACCCCCGTGCTGGGACTCTACGGCGGAAAAGACCAGGGCATTCCCCTGGAAACGGTCGAACACATGCGGGAGGCGCTGGCCAAGGGCAAGTCCGGCTCGAAAATCATCGTCTATCCCGACGCGCCGCACGGCTTTCATGCCGACTATCGCCCATCCTATCGGAAAGACGAGGCGCAAGCCGCCTGGCAGGAAATGCTTGCCTGGTTCAAGGCGCATGGCGTTGCCTAA
- a CDS encoding MDR/zinc-dependent alcohol dehydrogenase-like family protein, which yields MSNASASGAAAATTAVPDTLLDAIEIIVGGRNLDAQTAHALGLVDELAADAQAAIEVAAHLAREYVLTGTGRLAEAFARRQAALQRWASPQSGLSRAEVEAHPRVARLLAQARAVGREKAVQRALDCIFFGLEQGYAAGLKREAKVFAEAVADPEGGQFGIQAFLDKKSAPLPPRPLIMAGSPEEQALLERGDLLPVGTPFYPGLTPLPKYQYAQGVIKDPTTGAALHGDPKEVEKHFIVPVPEPSPAGVLVYVLVSEVNFNDIWALTGIPISVMDDHDQDFHITGSGGIGLVVALGSEVKREGRLQVGDLVSIYSGQNNLFSPLVGLDPMFADFGIQGYQEPNGSHGQFLLVQPPQLHAKLEDLTIEAAGSYMLNLGTIYRALFTTLKVTPGKRLFVEGAATGTGFEAVKVGVRNNVKVTGLVSNAERAEFVRCHGATGVINRRAPELAGCFTKVPEDAAQWAAWESAGEPLLATFRAQNNGHLADYAISHAGELSFPRSFQLLAPGGTLTFYGASSGYHFTFMGKPGAAAPADMLQRVGLRAGQSVLVYYGLGEDLVDETGIEIIEAVREAHARIVVATRTDGQKEFVASLGFGDAVRGIVSIEDLQRRYGADFAWPSTMPAFPDPKADTEAFKEAVRLFNEINFKPFASAVGRLLAGPDNPRGYPDMIFERAGQDTLGISTTLVKPYTGRVVYAEDMSGRRYSFYAPQVWMRQRRIDMPTANIWGTHLNNAYEIVAMNDAVAAGLLDVTPPVVVEWADLPEAHQAMWDNRHAGATYVVNHALPRLGLKTKSELFEAWAAQSAEAADADDAATIFQ from the coding sequence ATGTCGAATGCTTCCGCCTCCGGCGCGGCTGCCGCCACGACCGCCGTGCCCGATACCTTGCTCGATGCCATCGAAATCATCGTTGGCGGCCGCAACCTCGATGCTCAAACCGCTCACGCCTTGGGGTTGGTGGATGAACTCGCGGCCGATGCCCAGGCTGCCATCGAAGTTGCCGCGCATCTGGCGCGCGAGTATGTCCTGACCGGAACCGGTCGGCTGGCCGAGGCCTTTGCGCGGCGGCAAGCGGCCCTTCAGCGTTGGGCGTCACCCCAGAGCGGGCTTTCCCGCGCCGAGGTCGAGGCTCACCCGCGGGTGGCGCGCCTCCTTGCGCAGGCGCGCGCCGTCGGTCGGGAAAAAGCCGTGCAGCGCGCCCTGGATTGCATCTTTTTCGGACTGGAGCAGGGCTACGCTGCCGGGTTGAAGCGCGAAGCCAAGGTCTTTGCGGAAGCCGTCGCCGATCCAGAAGGCGGTCAGTTCGGCATTCAGGCGTTTCTCGACAAGAAAAGCGCGCCGCTGCCGCCCCGCCCGCTCATCATGGCGGGGTCACCCGAGGAACAAGCCCTCCTTGAACGTGGCGACTTGCTGCCGGTCGGAACACCGTTTTATCCGGGGCTGACGCCATTGCCCAAGTATCAGTACGCGCAGGGCGTCATCAAAGACCCAACGACCGGGGCGGCGCTGCACGGCGACCCAAAGGAAGTGGAAAAGCACTTCATCGTACCGGTTCCAGAACCGAGTCCGGCCGGCGTTCTCGTGTATGTCCTGGTCAGCGAAGTCAACTTCAACGATATTTGGGCGCTCACCGGCATTCCCATCTCCGTGATGGATGACCATGACCAGGATTTTCACATTACGGGTTCGGGCGGCATTGGGCTGGTCGTTGCTTTGGGCAGCGAGGTCAAGCGGGAGGGCCGCCTGCAAGTGGGAGATTTGGTTTCCATCTATTCCGGTCAGAATAACTTGTTTTCGCCCCTGGTCGGCCTCGATCCGATGTTTGCCGACTTCGGCATTCAGGGGTATCAGGAGCCGAACGGTTCGCACGGACAGTTTCTGCTGGTTCAGCCGCCCCAGCTTCATGCCAAGCTGGAAGACCTGACCATCGAGGCCGCCGGAAGCTACATGCTCAACCTGGGAACGATTTACCGGGCGCTCTTCACGACGCTCAAGGTCACACCGGGCAAGCGTCTGTTCGTGGAGGGAGCTGCGACGGGAACTGGGTTTGAGGCGGTCAAGGTTGGTGTCCGCAACAACGTCAAGGTGACGGGCTTGGTGTCGAACGCTGAGCGCGCCGAGTTTGTCAGGTGTCACGGAGCCACCGGCGTCATCAACCGTCGCGCGCCGGAACTCGCGGGGTGCTTTACGAAAGTGCCCGAGGATGCCGCCCAGTGGGCAGCGTGGGAGTCGGCCGGCGAGCCTTTGCTGGCGACGTTTCGCGCCCAGAACAACGGTCACCTAGCGGATTACGCCATCTCCCACGCCGGCGAACTTTCGTTCCCGCGCAGCTTTCAACTGCTGGCGCCGGGCGGCACGCTGACCTTTTATGGCGCGTCATCGGGCTATCATTTCACCTTCATGGGCAAGCCCGGCGCGGCCGCGCCGGCCGACATGCTCCAGCGGGTCGGCCTGCGGGCCGGCCAGTCGGTTTTGGTCTATTACGGCCTGGGCGAAGACCTGGTGGATGAAACCGGCATCGAAATCATCGAAGCCGTCCGTGAAGCCCACGCCCGCATTGTGGTGGCAACGCGGACCGATGGACAAAAGGAGTTTGTCGCCAGTTTGGGCTTCGGCGATGCCGTCCGGGGCATCGTCAGCATTGAAGACCTCCAGCGGCGTTACGGTGCCGACTTTGCGTGGCCATCCACCATGCCGGCGTTTCCCGATCCGAAGGCTGATACCGAAGCCTTCAAAGAGGCCGTCCGTTTGTTCAACGAGATCAATTTCAAGCCCTTCGCCTCAGCCGTCGGCCGCTTGCTGGCCGGGCCGGACAACCCCCGTGGCTACCCGGATATGATCTTTGAACGCGCCGGACAGGATACCCTGGGCATCAGCACGACGCTCGTCAAGCCCTACACCGGGCGCGTGGTGTATGCTGAGGACATGTCCGGGCGGCGGTACAGTTTCTATGCGCCCCAAGTCTGGATGCGTCAGCGCCGGATTGACATGCCGACGGCCAACATCTGGGGGACGCACCTCAACAACGCCTACGAGATTGTTGCCATGAACGATGCCGTTGCCGCCGGGCTGCTGGATGTCACCCCGCCGGTGGTCGTCGAGTGGGCGGACTTGCCGGAAGCGCACCAGGCGATGTGGGACAATCGCCATGCCGGAGCGACCTATGTTGTCAATCACGCGCTGCCGCGACTGGGGCTGAAGACCAAAAGTGAGCTGTTTGAAGCCTGGGCGGCGCAGTCGGCGGAAGCGGCCGATGCGGACGACGCGGCAACCATCTTCCAGTGA
- the hemH gene encoding ferrochelatase, with protein sequence MSIRAFKRPQPPRFGVLLLNLGGPEKLADVEPFLRNLFSDPSIIRLPIRALQRPVGWLIARLRRRKSMRLYEKIGGGSPQRRITTEQAAALQSELARQGIAARVYVGMVCWHPLIESTFQQILQDHITHLVVLPLFPHFSVTTTGAAAKKLIHCFDQHGGVREMRRSYVTHYETEPGYIAALTDLIVDEMRQFPDPRPAAIQLLFSAHSIPTKYVERGDPYLRHHERTIAAVMTALERRLGTRPPHTLSFQSKVGPVRWLEPSTEATIQRLAREGKTQVLTIPISFVSEHIETLYELDIQYQALAREVGIPYFRRVPALNCHRAFIRGLAALARARLTAGYQAQPAEQAVGG encoded by the coding sequence ATGAGTATTCGAGCTTTCAAGCGTCCCCAACCACCCCGTTTTGGCGTTCTCCTCCTCAATCTGGGCGGCCCAGAAAAGTTGGCCGATGTCGAGCCGTTCCTGCGCAATCTTTTTTCCGACCCCTCCATCATTCGGTTGCCGATTCGGGCGCTGCAACGTCCGGTTGGGTGGCTGATCGCCCGCTTGCGGCGGCGCAAATCCATGCGGCTTTATGAAAAGATCGGCGGCGGCTCGCCGCAGCGGCGCATCACGACCGAGCAAGCGGCGGCCTTGCAGTCCGAACTCGCCCGGCAGGGGATCGCGGCGCGGGTGTATGTGGGGATGGTGTGTTGGCATCCACTGATTGAAAGCACGTTTCAGCAGATTCTCCAGGACCACATCACGCACTTGGTGGTGCTGCCGTTGTTTCCGCATTTTTCGGTGACGACCACGGGCGCGGCCGCCAAAAAGTTGATTCACTGTTTCGATCAGCATGGCGGCGTGCGCGAAATGCGGCGGAGTTACGTCACCCACTATGAAACCGAGCCGGGTTACATCGCGGCCCTGACCGACCTCATCGTGGATGAGATGCGGCAGTTTCCTGACCCGCGCCCGGCGGCAATCCAGTTGCTGTTCAGCGCGCACAGCATTCCCACGAAGTACGTCGAGCGCGGCGATCCCTACCTTCGGCATCACGAGCGCACCATCGCGGCCGTGATGACGGCGCTCGAACGACGATTGGGGACGCGGCCGCCGCATACGCTCTCCTTCCAGAGCAAGGTCGGCCCGGTGCGGTGGCTGGAACCGTCCACCGAGGCCACCATCCAGCGTCTGGCGCGTGAGGGCAAGACCCAAGTTCTCACGATTCCCATTAGCTTCGTTTCCGAGCACATCGAGACGCTTTACGAGCTGGACATCCAGTACCAAGCCCTTGCCCGTGAAGTCGGCATTCCCTATTTCCGCCGTGTCCCGGCGCTCAACTGTCACCGCGCCTTCATTCGGGGCCTGGCCGCGCTGGCGCGCGCGCGTCTGACCGCTGGTTATCAAGCGCAACCGGCGGAGCAAGCGGTTGGGGGTTGA
- a CDS encoding response regulator transcription factor, which translates to MERILVIDDDTELCELIAEYLAAEGFRVDVVHDGESGVKRATNEPFALLILDVMLPKLSGFETLKRIRAVSHVPTLMLTARGDDVDRIVGLEIGADDYLAKPFNPRELLARIRAILRRAKPELLAEKLVVGDVELDFGARNVRKLGKPVAVTSVEFDLLAVLMQHAGQIVSRDDLSLRALGRPFHALDRSVDMHVSNLRKKLGPHQDGSERIKAVRGVGYLYALSQAPEESPPST; encoded by the coding sequence ATGGAACGTATTCTCGTCATAGATGACGACACCGAACTCTGCGAACTCATCGCGGAATACCTCGCTGCCGAAGGCTTTCGCGTGGACGTCGTCCACGATGGCGAGTCAGGGGTCAAGCGGGCAACGAATGAGCCGTTTGCGCTGCTCATTCTGGACGTGATGCTGCCCAAGCTGAGTGGCTTTGAAACCCTCAAGCGCATTCGCGCCGTGTCACACGTTCCGACGCTGATGCTCACGGCGCGCGGGGATGATGTGGACCGGATTGTCGGGCTTGAGATCGGGGCGGATGACTACCTTGCCAAGCCCTTCAATCCACGCGAGCTGCTGGCGCGCATCCGGGCCATTCTACGGCGGGCGAAGCCCGAACTCCTGGCCGAAAAACTCGTGGTCGGCGATGTCGAGCTTGACTTTGGCGCGCGGAACGTCCGCAAGCTCGGCAAGCCGGTGGCTGTAACCTCGGTTGAGTTTGACTTGCTGGCCGTGTTGATGCAGCACGCCGGTCAAATCGTTTCGCGGGATGATCTTTCGTTGCGCGCGCTGGGCCGTCCGTTCCATGCCCTCGACCGCAGTGTGGATATGCATGTGAGCAACTTGCGCAAGAAGCTCGGCCCCCACCAGGACGGTAGCGAGCGCATCAAGGCAGTGCGGGGCGTGGGGTATCTCTATGCGTTGAGCCAAGCCCCGGAGGAGTCGCCCCCGTCCACCTGA
- a CDS encoding ATP-binding protein, with protein sequence MRTLFIKIFLWFWLAMAGLTILVTVVGSLTASDAMWPIRRTLTAATTLYAETAVLLYERQGQAAATDYLQRMAETAKLQAVLLDEQWQPLAGALPPDWPAGRDGKPREDFAVVDSKTFLSRPVASASGRRYVLGVVFDRNLLPPPPIWTRGRVIRLAVFVLGSGLVCYALAWYLTRPIGRLRRTAQRLASGDLAARTGARPGRLTDEIGGLARDFDAMAERIEALINAQRRLFGDISHELRSPLARLRVALELAQRRAGPDAQPYLGRIERDAERLDELVGQLLALSRLESEATLTDAKLLDVAALSEQVAADADFEARAVGRSVRCRILSADAHQPLVADEELIRRALENVMRNAIRHTPEGSSVEVDVTSQSSELQVRIRDYGPGVPPDALEAIFKPFYRVETARDRASGGVGLGLAIAARAVRLHHGQIQAENLPDGFQVALRLPLRGEG encoded by the coding sequence ATGCGAACGCTTTTCATCAAAATTTTCCTTTGGTTTTGGCTGGCCATGGCCGGGCTGACCATTCTGGTTACGGTGGTTGGTTCGCTGACGGCATCCGACGCGATGTGGCCTATCCGCCGAACGCTCACGGCGGCGACCACGCTCTACGCTGAAACGGCCGTCTTGCTTTACGAACGGCAGGGGCAAGCCGCCGCGACGGACTACCTACAGCGGATGGCCGAAACCGCCAAGCTCCAGGCCGTGTTGCTCGATGAGCAGTGGCAACCGCTGGCCGGCGCGCTCCCGCCCGACTGGCCCGCGGGGCGGGATGGCAAGCCCCGTGAAGACTTTGCCGTCGTGGACAGCAAAACGTTTCTGTCGCGCCCGGTCGCCAGCGCCAGTGGTCGGCGCTATGTGCTCGGCGTGGTGTTCGACCGCAACTTATTGCCGCCACCGCCGATATGGACGCGGGGGCGCGTCATTCGCCTGGCGGTCTTCGTCCTGGGCAGCGGCCTGGTGTGCTATGCGCTGGCTTGGTATCTGACCCGTCCGATTGGACGCCTGCGACGAACCGCGCAGCGCCTGGCCTCCGGCGACTTGGCGGCGCGCACCGGGGCCAGGCCGGGCCGGCTGACGGATGAGATTGGCGGACTGGCGCGCGATTTCGACGCCATGGCCGAACGCATCGAAGCCTTGATCAACGCCCAGCGCCGACTCTTTGGCGATATTTCACACGAACTGCGGTCGCCACTGGCGCGGCTGCGGGTGGCGCTGGAACTCGCCCAACGCCGGGCAGGCCCGGACGCCCAGCCCTACTTGGGGCGGATCGAACGGGACGCCGAACGCCTTGACGAACTCGTAGGGCAACTCCTGGCCCTGTCGCGGCTGGAAAGCGAAGCCACCCTCACCGACGCCAAACTGCTCGATGTGGCCGCGCTGTCCGAGCAGGTCGCCGCCGATGCCGATTTTGAAGCGCGGGCGGTTGGGCGAAGCGTGCGTTGCCGGATTCTTTCAGCCGATGCCCATCAACCCCTGGTGGCCGATGAGGAACTCATTCGCCGGGCGCTTGAAAATGTCATGCGCAATGCCATCCGGCATACGCCGGAAGGTTCGTCGGTCGAGGTTGATGTCACATCACAATCGAGCGAACTTCAGGTGAGGATTCGGGACTACGGGCCGGGCGTTCCGCCCGATGCGCTGGAGGCAATTTTCAAGCCCTTTTACCGTGTCGAGACGGCGCGGGATCGGGCAAGTGGTGGCGTCGGCCTGGGGCTGGCCATTGCCGCGCGGGCCGTCCGTCTCCACCACGGGCAGATTCAGGCTGAGAACTTGCCCGATGGCTTTCAGGTGGCTTTGCGCCTCCCGCTCCGGGGTGAGGGCTGA
- a CDS encoding DUF190 domain-containing protein has protein sequence MAARKLEGAAQALQIFIGDDDLWENEPLHRALIHRLRLAGAAGVTVTRGMAGFGLSGQIRAADRLGGATDLPVVVTVIDMPERIVELLPIVDELVRDGLVIRFNVEILRHQDDN, from the coding sequence ATGGCGGCACGGAAACTTGAAGGCGCAGCGCAAGCCCTTCAAATCTTCATTGGCGACGATGACCTGTGGGAAAACGAGCCGTTGCACCGGGCGCTGATTCATCGGCTGCGGCTGGCCGGCGCGGCCGGCGTGACGGTGACGCGCGGGATGGCCGGCTTCGGACTCAGTGGCCAAATTCGCGCTGCCGACCGGTTAGGCGGCGCAACTGACCTACCGGTGGTGGTCACGGTCATTGACATGCCGGAACGCATCGTCGAGTTACTTCCCATCGTGGATGAGCTGGTGCGTGATGGGCTGGTCATTCGCTTCAACGTGGAGATTCTCCGTCACCAGGACGACAACTGA
- a CDS encoding lipase family protein has translation MRFLTYRYHLASVSFFFCAFVALAWLPVAAKGKPSAPVAAQVSTTGLTPHFRNWLAANGYGSFDFARTDLVGGSYGGRQNDADTVVNQPVIFIHGNSDKAVGTGVPGQSGWNASIQYFLSQGYKPSELYATTWGPANALFSSQQYHSRENLTRLRAFIQAVRQYTGAAKVDIVAHSMGVTLARKAIKGGPASDALAGGSYNLGPSLTSIVDTFVGIAGGNQGLAACYLSGPTTPTCGNTNGFYPGYLLGGFGPYGVSAFLTELNSSAGYEGAYRYSIWSSVDEVVGYGCLVYGRNTCRIPGQTGERSFASAPYGHFGCKDLTGYWQLRMVKFHATN, from the coding sequence ATGCGTTTTTTGACATACCGCTACCACCTTGCCTCTGTAAGCTTTTTCTTCTGTGCGTTTGTCGCGCTGGCGTGGTTGCCAGTTGCAGCGAAGGGCAAACCGTCCGCGCCAGTCGCAGCTCAGGTTTCGACTACCGGACTCACGCCACATTTCCGCAACTGGTTAGCTGCCAACGGATACGGCAGCTTTGACTTTGCCCGGACCGACTTGGTGGGCGGCAGCTATGGCGGACGCCAGAACGATGCCGATACCGTCGTCAACCAACCGGTCATCTTCATCCACGGCAACTCGGACAAGGCGGTTGGGACGGGTGTGCCCGGCCAGAGCGGCTGGAACGCCTCGATTCAGTACTTTCTCTCCCAGGGGTATAAACCGAGTGAACTCTACGCCACCACCTGGGGACCGGCGAACGCGCTGTTTTCCTCCCAGCAGTATCACTCACGTGAAAACCTCACCCGGCTGCGCGCCTTCATTCAGGCGGTCAGGCAATATACGGGCGCGGCCAAGGTGGACATCGTCGCCCACTCGATGGGCGTCACGCTGGCGCGCAAAGCCATCAAGGGCGGGCCGGCATCAGACGCACTCGCCGGGGGCAGCTACAACCTCGGACCAAGTCTGACCTCCATCGTGGATACCTTCGTTGGGATTGCCGGTGGCAACCAGGGCTTGGCAGCCTGCTACCTGTCAGGTCCGACCACGCCAACGTGCGGCAACACGAACGGCTTTTATCCGGGCTACCTGCTGGGCGGCTTCGGCCCCTATGGCGTGTCCGCGTTCCTTACCGAACTCAACTCCAGCGCCGGCTACGAGGGTGCGTATCGCTACTCGATCTGGTCGAGCGTGGATGAAGTCGTTGGCTACGGCTGCCTAGTCTATGGACGCAACACCTGCCGTATTCCAGGGCAAACCGGTGAACGCAGTTTTGCTTCCGCACCCTACGGACACTTTGGCTGCAAGGACCTCACCGGCTACTGGCAACTGCGCATGGTGAAGTTTCACGCGACCAACTGA
- a CDS encoding YbjN domain-containing protein: MTTCNHFPRLVPTRLTSARLSLALSLLIGVPLVSLPTPAALRGPSQQAAVQQQEVFDTMTTTRVERILRSFSDVQWRELDNNAYLLQLNDGLKMRLVKRDKSLLLAAGWGGQRMTLNRINEWNRSKRFAKAYLDNDNDPVLESDYELTGGVTEQNVKEWMKTFVYFAKEFQKYMKE; the protein is encoded by the coding sequence ATGACAACCTGTAACCACTTTCCCCGACTTGTTCCAACCCGCCTGACGAGCGCCCGGTTGAGTTTGGCACTGTCATTGCTGATCGGCGTGCCCCTGGTGTCGCTTCCAACGCCGGCCGCGCTTCGTGGGCCAAGCCAACAGGCAGCAGTCCAGCAGCAAGAAGTGTTCGACACCATGACCACGACGCGCGTCGAGCGCATTCTACGCTCATTCAGCGATGTCCAGTGGCGCGAGTTGGACAACAACGCCTACCTGCTCCAGCTCAACGACGGTCTCAAGATGCGCTTGGTCAAACGCGACAAAAGCTTGCTGCTGGCCGCAGGGTGGGGTGGGCAGCGGATGACACTCAACCGCATCAACGAATGGAACCGGAGCAAGCGCTTTGCCAAAGCCTACCTCGATAACGACAATGACCCGGTACTCGAAAGCGACTACGAACTGACGGGTGGCGTCACTGAGCAGAATGTCAAGGAGTGGATGAAGACCTTTGTGTACTTTGCCAAAGAGTTTCAGAAGTACATGAAAGAATAG